The following proteins come from a genomic window of Microtus ochrogaster isolate Prairie Vole_2 chromosome 7, MicOch1.0, whole genome shotgun sequence:
- the Mefv gene encoding pyrin produces MAKTPGDHLLNTLEELLPYDFEKFKFKLQNTSLEKGHSRIPRGLLQMARPVKLASLLLTYYGEKYAVRLTLQILKATNQRQLAEELRKATGPEHLTEENRPGGSVQSSGDTKPKSVKALDVLEGDGARPSGDGSQNLPPSQSEVEKGSQKKSQVKRKDQRGPESLDSQTKPGAKSAAPLYRKGPGTTQFPGNKDSEAKAQLRRNVSSAGRLQGLYSSSPGRKESKKAEAYLPSGKQRPRSLEMTTYSSKGEPPGPEALLAPEETMTLNPHSSPGPMKVAVLNEETTAVLEKNSGNPEPSLVPNEETLKNIPSKTSLTGEKKRTMSLKENETERSETPESSGKMAGSSFCESCNSEMPVSLWENAAQTPEDPAPSGPTACKGRSQDKAACPLCHAREGDPHGGTCVQSSFSGSIAPGDPKTPDRCSSICVQCQSSLAGKHCGDQSPQSLPQCPRHMKQVQLLFCEDHREPICLICRLSQEHQGHRVRPIEEAALEYKEQIQKQLELLRELRGCVEQHRLQGHKKTENFLKETEIQQQRASYQLEKLYQFLEEQEQLFVAWLQELGQTIGKVRETHDTQVSRDIALLDKLIGELEAKQDQPEWKLMQDIGVTLHRAKMVTVSESLATPPEVKEKIHLLYQKSKFVEKSMQNFSETLRSEMETFDGVAVAKCGGYQPSMPQTQGSMPSAYLKWDAGNTQDYDIVLYPEVEAGGAGSRDDLQPQQAQSPPELQETNKRKARSFLKWKPLFVSTVVEITECSFDRADQASTPEVARRKWSHRGGSIQPPRWNWELMSSPRKATNSQRVLTVFEDTQKDEASDQPLAPGFLGHFQNPDLSAD; encoded by the exons ATGGCCAAGACCCCTGGTGATCATCTACTGAACACCCTGGAGGAGCTGCTGCCCTATGACTTCGAGAAGTTCAAGTTCAAGTTGCAGAACACCAGCCTGGAGAAGGGCCACTCCCGGATCCCCCGGGGCCTTCTGCAGATGGCCAGGCCGGTAAAGCTGGCCAGCCTGCTGCTCACCTACTATGGGGAGAAGTATGCCGTAAGGCTGACCCTGCAGATACTGAAGGCCACCAACCAGCGCCAACTAGCCGAGGAGCTTCGCAAAGCCACGGGCCCAG AAcatttaacagaagaaaatagaCCTGGTGGTTCTGTTCAGTCTTCCGGAGACACTAAGCCCAAGAGTGTGAAAGCGCTAGATGTTCTGGAAGGTGATGGGGCCAGGCCGAGTGGTGACGGATCACAGAACCTGCCACCCAGCCAGTCTGAAGTGGAGAAGGGGTCCCAGAAGAAGTCTCAGGTCAAGAGGAAGGATCAGAGGGGTCCTGAGAGCCTGGACTCACAGACCAAGCCAGGGGCCAAGAGTGCAGCACCACTCTATAGAAAAGGCCCGGGCACCACCCAGTTCCCAGGGAACAAAGACAGCGAGGCAAAAGCCCAGCTCCGCAGGAATGTCAGCTCTGCAGGAAGGCTGCAGGGACTCTACAGCAGTAGCCCCGggaggaaagaaagtaagaaagctGAAGCGTATCTGCCTTCAGGAAAGCAGCGACCCAGAAGTCTTGAGATGACCACTTATTCAAGCAAAGGAGAACCCCCAGGTCCAGAAGCTCTTCTGGCTCCAGAGGAAACAATGACTTTGAATCCACACTCGTCCCCTGGTCCCATGAAGGTAGCCGTCCTGAATGAAGAGACTACTGCAGTTCTagaaaagaactcaggaaatccAGAACCTTCCCTGGTCCCCAACGAAGAAACACTCAAGAACATCCCTTCCAAAACATCGTTGACTGGAGAGAAGAAACGCACTATGTCCTTgaaggaaaatgaaactgaaagatcagagaccCCGGAGAGTTCGGGGAAGATGGCTGGCAGTTCATTCTGTGAGTCCTGCAATTCAGAAATGCCTGTGTCACTATGGGAAAATGCAGCCCAAACTCCAGAAGACCCGGCACCCTCAGGACCGACAGCTTGTAAAG GAAGGTCCCAGGACAAGGCTGCATGTCCTCTTTGCCACGCCCGGGAAGGAGACCCGCATGGTGGTACCTGTGTGCAGAGTTCCTTCAGCGGCTCCATTGCTCCTGGGGATCCCAAGACCCCAGACAGATGCTCATCCATATGCGTCCAGTGCCAAAGCTCACTTGCAGGAAAGCACTGTGGAGACCAGAGCCCCCAGTCCCTACCGCAGTGCCCACGTCACATGAAGCAGGTGCAGCTGCTCTTCTGCGAGGACCACAGGGAGCCCATCTGCCTCATCTGCAGGCTGAGTCAGGAGCATCAAGGCCATCGAGTGCGTCCCATTGAGGAGGCTGCACTGGAGTATAAG GAGCAAATCCAGAAGCAGCTGGAGCTTCTGAGGGAGCTGAGGGGATGTGTGGAGCAACACAGACTACAGGGACACAAGAAGACAGAGAACTTCCTG AAAGAAACCGAAATCCAGCAGCAGAGGGCTTCCTATCAGCTTGAGAAGCTATACCAGTTCCTGGAGGAGCAAGAGCAACTCTTTGTGGCCTGGCTGCAGGAGCTGGGCCAGACCATTGGCAAAGTCCGAGAGACACATGATACCCAGGTTTCCCGAGACATTGCCCTCTTAGATAAACTGATTGGAGAACTGGAGGCCAAGCAAGACCAGCCAGAATGGAAGCTCATGCAG GACATTGGAGTCACATTGCACAG GGCCAAGATGGTGACTGTCTCTGAGTCACTGGCCACTCCTCCAGAGGTCAAAgaaaagatccacctgctctaCCAGAAATCAAAATTTGTGGAGAAGAGTATGCAGAACTTCTCAG AAACACTGCGCTCTGAGATGGAGACATTCGACGGTGTGGCTGTAGCAAAATGCGGAGGGTACCAGCCTAGCATGCCACAGACCCAGGGTTCAATGCCCAGCGCTTACCTAAAGTGGGATGCTGGAAACACACAGGACTATGATATAGTACTGTACCCAGAAGTGGAAGCTGGAGGAGCAGGATCTCGGGATGACCTTCAGCCCCAGCAAGCTCAAAGCCcacctgagctacaggagaccaaCAAACGAAAAGCCCGATCTTTCCTGAAATGGAAACCTTTATTTGTAAGTACGGTGGTGGAAAT CACAGAGTGCTCCTTCGATCGGGCCGACCAAGCTTCCACACCGGAAGTGGCTCGCCGGAAGTGGTCCCACAGAGGCGGAAGTATCCAGCCTCCCAGATGGAACTGGGAATTAATGTCCTCTCCGCGGAAAGCGACAAATTCCCAAAGGGTTCTGACAGTCTTTGAGGACACTCAAAAGGACGAGGCGAGCGATCAGCCTCTCGCGCCTGGCTTTCTGGGTCATTTCCAGAACCCAGATCTTAGCGCAGACTGA
- the Znf200 gene encoding LOW QUALITY PROTEIN: zinc finger protein 200 (The sequence of the model RefSeq protein was modified relative to this genomic sequence to represent the inferred CDS: inserted 3 bases in 2 codons; substituted 2 bases at 2 genomic stop codons) — MDAVSCSWVSEQPPACQEERANTPIPQQKKLRSLLVTTENNSPLKDVSKYVDINITTLFQDEKTKTLSRCPAXGKQFPKSSSLISHQRIHTGEKPYDCSHCGKEFNHETNLNKLKXIHTGEKPYSCSQCGRNFDQNFHQSRHEGIHVGEKIFXCPKWGKTFPXNEEFVVFFPQNEEFVVFSRKMKNL; from the exons ATGGATGCAGTGAGTTGTTCTTGGGTTTCTGAGCAACCTCCAGCTTGCCAAGAAGAAAGAGCAAACACACCCATTCCACAGCAGAAGAAACTGAGAAGCCTTCTAGTTACAACTGAAAATAATTCTCCACTGAAAGATGTCTCAAAATATGTGGACATTAATATTACTACACTTTTTcaagatgagaaaacaaagacattgaGTAGGTGTCCTGC TGGGAAGCAGTTTCCCAAAAGTTCTTCTCTTATTTCCCACCAGAGGATTCACACTGGTGAGAAGCCCTATGACTGTAGCCACTGTGGAAAAGAATTCAATCATGAAACAAACCTTAATAAGCTCAAATGAATCCATACAGGGGAGAAACCCTATTCCTGTTCTCAGTGTGGTAGAAACTTTGATCAGAATTTTCATCAGAGTCGCCATGAAGGAATTCATGTAGgggagaaaatattttagtgtCCAAAATGGGGGAAAACCTTCC CAAATGAAGAATTtgtagtttttttcccccaaaatgaaGAATTTGTAGTTTTTTCCCGCAAAATGAAGAATTTGTAG